A window of Nicotiana tabacum cultivar K326 chromosome 24, ASM71507v2, whole genome shotgun sequence contains these coding sequences:
- the LOC107787758 gene encoding uncharacterized protein LOC107787758, which produces MAKAYTQDEFDSLMEKVEKVDIRVKEYLELAGYEKWARLYAPVNHGWTMTSNIAESINVALVSTRELPIYNFLEEVMKMFGCWNCSNQKEASYTYTTLGKQYQEILTLNEALSTRMTVVPSTEHLHMVNDEGRHYTV; this is translated from the exons ATGGCAAAAGCATATACTCAGGATGAATTTGATAGTCTAATGGAAAAGGTGGAGAAGGTAGATATTCGGGTGAAAGAATACTTGGAATTAGCTGGATACGAAAAGTGGGCTAGGTTGTATGCACCTGTTAACCATGGATGGACTATGACGTCAAATATTGCTGAGTCAATCAATGTTGCACTTGTATCAACAAGAGAATTGCCAATATACAACTTCCTAGAAGAAGTTATGAAGATGTTTGGATGTTGGAATTGCAGCAATCAGAAAGAAGCTTCATACACATACACAACGCTTGGGAAacaataccaagagatccttacATTGAATGAGGCATTGTCTACACGTATGAct GTTGTACCATCGACTGAACACTTGCACATGGTGAATGATGAAGGAAGACATTACACCGTTTGA